The Rhododendron vialii isolate Sample 1 chromosome 5a, ASM3025357v1 genome contains a region encoding:
- the LOC131327872 gene encoding uncharacterized protein LOC131327872, whose amino-acid sequence MSIPAFMAGFIKYGERTWVLLSVSRDKFGKIVPFGNVDSDSDLGNNYTLEDKNYIHGLCIAHRCVKAFKEFTEYYDMENNGFRLQSRIEVDDISEFWDAIEVEMGLMFDLLYTKAPINFRKRGCILRCITFSCTVAVLIGLVIRVLEGREKWHKVDIAITEVLLVGALALEIYAIISLHLFSDWAMLWLIKNNKAELKYVPKTAVIDPSLLLHPISKCCIHLIDPRIEEDIMIRTIEDDPIWEEFFDSSFENQIHRLHTATEVCYNLEIEWDTHDAADQNNRDGNRELCRILSRYMMYLFVMRSSLLPIAASYDYVRDKFFLIEKSKIGDAPDVMAACRYLSSHPIVELLKSKQKDLRWEMLKWVWVRMLCYAVSKGQRNEHFRQLRQGGEFLTFLWFFLPQSEKLVILP is encoded by the exons ATGTCAATCCCGGCGTTTATGGCTGGATTTATCAAGTACGGGGAGAGAACATGGGTTCTCTTGTCGGTGAGCCGTGATAAATTCGGGAAAATTGTGCCGTTTGGCAATGTAGACAGTGATTCAGATCTTGGCAATAATTACACATTGGAGGATAAAAATTATATACACGGTTTATGTATTGCCCATAGGTGTGTCAAGGCATTTAAGGAATTTACAGAGTATTATGACATGGAGAATAACGGGTTCAGATTGCAAAGTCGTATAGAGGTTGATGACATTAGCGAGTTCTGGGATGCCATAGAGGTCGAAATGGGGCTCATGTTCGATTTGTTATACACAAAGGCACCCATAAACTTTAGGAAGCGAGGATGTATTCTGCGTTGCATCACTTTCTCGTGTACGGTGGCTGTGTTGATAGGATTAGTCATCCGAGTACTGGAAGGTCGAGAGAAATGGCACAAGGTTGACATTGCCATCACTGAGGTGCTTCTAGTGGGAGCTCTGGCACTGGAGATTTATGCAATCATTTCACTGCATCTCTTTTCCGATTGGGCAATGCTTTGGCTAATTAAGAACAACAAAGCCGAACTA AAGTACGTGCCCAAGACTGCTGTCATTGACCCTTCTCTCCTGTTACACCCGATTTCAAAGTGTTGTATTCATTTAATTGATCCTCGAATTGAAGAGGACATCATGATCAGAACCATTGAAGACGACCCCATTTGGGAAGAATTCTTCGACAGCTCttttgaaaatcaaattcaCCGCTTGCACACCGCAACAGAAGTCTGCTACAATTTGGAAATAGAATGGGATACTCATGATGCAGCTGATCAAAACAACAGGGATG GAAACAGGGAACTGTGCAGAATTCTATCACGCTACATGATGTATCTATTTGTTATGCGCTCTTCATTGTTGCCTATTGCCGCATCTTACGATTACGTCAGAGACAAATTCTTCTTAATTGAAAAAAGCAAAATCGGAGATGCGCCAGATGTAATGGCAGCTTGCCGATATTTATCAAGCCATCCTATTGTCGAACTCTTAAAGAGTAAACAGAAGGATTTGAGATGGGAAATGTTGAAGTGGGTGTGGGTGAGGATGCTATGCTACGCGGTGAGTAAGGGTCAAAGAAATGAGCATTTTCGACAGTTGAGGCAGGGAGGCGAGTTTCTCACTTTCCTTTGGTTCTTTCTACCACAATCTGAAAAGCTCGTGATACTACCATAA
- the LOC131326661 gene encoding uncharacterized protein LOC131326661 produces MDPIPAWVRRLLDVWDLRILVLLSLALQIILSLFGNRRKYISSPWISILVWSAYLMADWAATVALGKLSDAQGDNGDVLKAIWAPLLLLHLGGPDTITAYSLEDNHLWMRHLFGLGVQFSVAVYVILMSWKHSWFSIMSILGLVAGLIKYGERSWVLLSVSRDKSGEIVPFTRASNLGNNNDPWENKSSITVLCVAHRYVRVFKKFMEFYDVDSSCDSFSQEKPLEFGDMNFFWKVIEVEMGLMFDLLYTKTPINFRKVGWILRCITFSCTVTVLIGLISRPISIGDDGDKWHKVDVAITEVLVVGALTLEIYAIIALYLFSDWAMLCLIKHNIGKQIFQLRERISWLFLPKQYGYKTIGQVNLIEDWLKNHTSVIEPDRGVESDQKVGRRMLRSLMGFRRWLEEYFKDMLKKYVQKNTSTIVPSLVFEPILHCCQCLTMPDLHRRRAIEEDQVWKEFFGTSLEEQIICLHMATEIFYNLEAEWDTRDAADQNSRDSILSQHHTMPPSNSSSSWEENRELCRTLSNYMMYLLLMRPSFLPTSATYDVMRNINTPPDMDGARDARAACLYLWETDEFETDKIVEQVKSKQKDVRWEMLKLVWVRMLCYAASKGQRNEHLRQLTQGGEFLTFLWFFIPQSQMFSVRRPRPHPPPQARS; encoded by the coding sequence ATGGATCCAATTCCAGCATGGGTGAGGAGACTCTTGGATGTTTGGGATCTACGGATATTAGTTCTCCTCAGTCTCGCTTTACAGATCATCCTTTCACTATTTGGCAATCGCAGAAAGTACATATCGTCACCATGGATTAGTATCCTTGTTTGGTCGGCATATTTAATGGCCGACTGGGCAGCAACTGTTGCCCTTGGCAAGCTCTCAGATGCCCAAGGCGATAATGGCGACGTATTGAAGGCCATATGGGCACCTTTGCTTTTGCTACATCTTGGCGGGCCCGACACCATTACGGCATACTCTTTAGAAGATAATCATCTCTGGATGAGACACCTTTTCGGACTAGGGGTTCAATTTTCTGTTGCAGTCTACGTTATTCTTATGTCCTGGAAGCATTCATGGTTTTCAATTATGTCAATCCTGGGGTTAGTGGCGGGGTTGATCAAGTATGGAGAGAGATCTTGGGTTCTCTTGTCGGTGAGCCGTGATAAATCCGGGGAAATTGTGCCGTTTACCAGAGCGTCAAATCTTGGCAATAATAATGACCCATGGGAGAATAAAAGTTCTATAACTGTTCTATGTGTTGCCCATAGATATGTCAGGGTATTTAAGAAATTTATGGAGTTTTATGATGTCGACTCAAGTTGTGACAGTTTCTCTCAGGAAAAACCTCTAGAGTTTGGTGACATGAATTTTTTCTGGAAAGTCATAGAGGTTGAAATGGGGCTCATGTTCGATTTATTATACACAAAGACACCCATAAACTTTAGGAAGGTTGGATGGATTCTGCGCTGCATCACTTTCTCTTGTACAGTGACTGTGTTGATAGGATTAATCTCCCGACCCATTTCGATTGGGGATGATGGAGATAAATGGCACAAGGTCGATGTCGCCATCACAGAGGTTCTGGTTGTTGGAGCTCTGACTTTGGAGATTTACGCAATCATTGCGCTGTATTTATTCTCTGATTGGGCAATGCTTTGTCTAATTAAGCACAATATCGGCAAACAGATATTCCAGCTGAGGGAAAGAATTTCGTGGCTTTTCCTCCCGAAACAATACGGGTATAAAACGATAGGGCAAGTCAATCTAATTGAAGATTGGCTCAAAAACCATACTTCAGTCATCGAGCCAGATCGAGGTGTTGAATCGGATCAAAAGGTGGGTAGAAGAATGCTTCGATCGTTGATGGGGTTCAGAAGGTGGTTAGAAGAATACTTCAAGGACATGCTCAAGAAGTATGTACAGAAGAATACTTCGACCATTGTCCCTTCTCTTGTGTTTGAGCCGATTTTACATTGTTGTCAATGTTTGACTATGCCTGATCTACACCGTAGGAGAGCCATTGAAGAGGACCAGGTTTGGAAAGAATTCTTCGGCACGTCCTTGGAAGAGCAGATTATTTGCTTGCACATGGCAACAGAAATCTTCTACAACTTGGAAGCGGAATGGGACACTCGTGATGCAGCTGATCAAAACAGCAGGGATAGTATTTTGTCACAACACCACACAATGCCCCCCTCTAATTCGTCCTCGTCGTGGGAAGAAAATAGGGAACTATGTAGAACTCTATCAAACTACATGATGTATCTACTTCTTATGCGCCCTTCGTTTTTGCCTACGTCTGCAACCTACGATGTGATGAGAAACATTAACACCCCCCCAGACATGGATGGTGCACGAGATGCAAGGGCAGCTTGCCTTTATTTGTGGGAAACAGATGAGTTCGAAACGGATAAAATTGTTGAACAGGTAAAGAGTAAGCAGAAGGATGTGAGATGGGAAATGTTGAAGTTGGTGTGGGTGAGGATGTTATGCTACGCAGCAAGTAAGGGTCAGAGAAATGAGCATCTTCGACAGTTAACCCAAGGAGGCGAGTTTCTCACTTTCCTTTGGTTCTTTATACCACAATCTCAAATGTTCTCAGTTAGGCGGCCCCGTCCACATCCACCTCCACAGGCCCGGTCCTGA
- the LOC131327874 gene encoding uncharacterized protein LOC131327874, with translation MDPIPVWVRRLWDAWDLRLLVLLSLSLQIILTLFGNRRKSISSPWISVLIWSAYLIADWVATVALGKLSDAQGDYDNGNALRAIWAPLLLLHLGGPDTITAYSLEDIHLWKRHLLGLVVQLSVSVYVILMSWKHSWFSIMSIPALVAGFIKYGERTWVLMSVSRDKFGEIVPLGNVGSDQNLGNDNTLEDQNSIRVLCAAQKCVKNFKGYTQNYDIWNFRFSLENIELDDISLFWNVIEVEMGLMFDLLYTKVPINFKKGGWILRCITFSCTMTVLIGLILRLIFTGEDREKWHKVDIVITEVLLVGVLALEIYAIISLFLFSDWAMLWLINHNRAKQVIQLRKIKSWLFLPKQ, from the coding sequence ATGGATCCAATTCCAGTATGGGTGAGGAGACTTTGGGATGCGTGGGATCTACGGCTATTGGTTCTCCTAAGTCTCTCTCTACAGATCATCCTTACCCTATTTGGCAACCGCAGAAAGTCCATATCGTCGCCATGGATTAGTGTCCTTATTTGGTCGGCCTATTTAATTGCCGATTGGGTAGCAACCGTTGCCTTGGGCAAGCTCTCTGATGCCCAAGGCGATTATGACAATGGCAACGCATTGAGGGCCATATGGGCACCTTTACTTTTGCTACACCTTGGCGGTCCCGACACAATTACGGCCTACtctttggaagatattcatctaTGGAAGAGACACCTTCTCGGACTAGTGGTTCAACTTTCTGTTTCAGTTTATGTTATTCTTATGTCCTGGAAACATTCTTGGTTTTCAATTATGTCAATCCCAGCATTAGTGGCTGGATTTATCAAGTATGGGGAGAGAACATGGGTTCTCATGTCAGTGAGTCGTGATAAATTCGGGGAGATTGTGCCGTTGGGCAATGTAGGCAGTGATCAAAATCTTGGCAATGATAACACGTTGGAGGATCAAAATTCTATACGCGTTTTATGTGCTGCCCAAAAATGTGTCAAGAATTTTAAGGGATATACACAGAATTACGACATCTGGAATTTCAGGTTCAGTTTGGAAAATATAGAGCTTGATGACATTAGCTTGTTCTGGAATGTCATAGAGGTTGAAATGGGGCTCATGTTCGATTTGTTATACACAAAGGTACCCATAAACTTTAAGAAGGGCGGATGGATTCTGCGTTGCATCACTTTCTCTTGTACGATGACTGTGTTGATAGGATTAATCCTCCGACTTATTTTCACTGGGGAAGATCGAGAGAAATGGCATAAGGTTGACATTGTCATCACTGAGGTGCTACTAGTAGGAGTTCTAGCATTGGAGATTTATGCAATCATTTCGCTGTTTCTCTTTTCTGATTGGGCGATGCTTTGGCTAATTAACCACAATAGAGCCAAACAAGTAATCCAgttaaggaaaataaaatcatgGCTTTTCCTCCCAAAACAGTAA